The genomic segment TCACCTTTCTTCTCAGGAACATGTTTTATCAGCACACATAATCCTGATGTTATGCCTAATCTCTTCTGCAAATCACCTGTGTAGAGCTTATTGCTGAATGGAACTAGATCACCTAGAGAATTTGCGTCCTTTTTGCTAAGTCTCAAGTATGCTGGGCTGCCCCTGTCCCTTTCATTAATCTCATACACATATAGTTCTTGAACTTTAGCTGAATCACAAAGACATGATTTTGTGATGAGCAATAATACATCGTGAATCATGAAATCCAACTAATTTTAGCTAGTAGTTTCACTGACTACCTCAAAATTACCGATATAACTATGCCTAGCAAATCTTTTATTTCCAAGAACTCGTATTCATTTTTGCTTGGAGAAAGTAGAATGCATCTGACGGACCATTTTCCTATGGTTTCACGACAAAATACTAACTAACTCATCGAATCGAAAAAAGATTTATTGGTACAGGAAGTACTCACTTGGTTCTGGCTTTGGTTTGCCGATGTTGAAGAAGAATGCTTTTGTTGAGGCATCTTTGGAGGGTCTTCTGGCGGAGAAGGCTTGGTGGGTCGTCGAGATCTGGACAGATTTAGTTAAAAGTGGATTTGAAAGCTTAAACGCAAGCTTGTCATAATGGAATTCGATGTTGGAAAGTGATTCAAGATTGAATAGTTTAAGGGAAGAAACTGGTCTGAGAGAGCTTGTACTTGCCATTGATGAAGTGGATGCTAATGGTTAGGGTTGATCTATGCAAAGTATAGGTTCAAGAAACATCCATCCAGGGGACAATGTGCCTTGATTTAGAAAGGTATATAGCTGGAAGATTCTGCACCGATAAATTATGCACCAATATTAAACGCACGCCTTGTAATTCTGATTGGTTTAAGGGTACCTATTGATGATGACAATATAGcttaatagttttttttttcttttaatgtgGAAACACAGGCTGGACTCGTAAAAGTAGTCAAAAGCTGTAGCTGTAGGTGTGGAAATAATTAGAAAATTGGAAGAACATGGAGGAGGGAAAAGTATGAATGTAGCAGCAAAAGACATATCAATCAGAACCTTCACAACAAAAGACATATTTGTTAGGTATCGATGCTAAAATCTTGAGCACTGTGCAGAAGCAACATCAATGTTTGTTAGGATCATCAGATTAAAATGTATATTAAAGAGCTACAATTATTCAAATGATTAAATAGTACAAGAAAAGTTTTCTGTACATATAAATCATGTACTGTTCGTTGCCATGTATAACAGCCTTAAGAATTTCTCACAAATTGCAAACATTTATATCCCAATTTCACCAGCTCCGGCAATGGCCATTGACATGCCGGTAACAATGCTGTACCTTTACTTTGACCAGGCAACATATCTGGTGAACGATGTCCCGATAATTGCTTAGCTGCCAGCAGAGTTCTATAAATGGTGTTGATGTGATCAAAACTGGGATCATCACTCAAGGCCTAATGCTTTTGCCATCTCAGGGTTGTATATGAGATCCATGGATCTCAAGTTAATGGAGGAGCAGGAGTTTATTTCCTCCATTACATGTAGAAGAAATGAAGTGTGCAAAATGAATCATGAGTGATTCATCTAAGCTTTTGTTAAGATTTCTGCGCCAGTTTTTGTAATCAAAATTGTGTGCTCGAATTGCGCAGCAGGGCTGCCATCAGCTGTCAGGGTTGTCCAGTTATCCTCCCATGTGATACACTCCGTGCTTCCCAATGTAAGAATTGGTTCTGCAGTAAATTTACAAAACATAACAGGTAAGGATTCAATTCAATAAGCAAATTTCACTTTACTGCAAAACACAATCTAAAGTGAAAATATATCAAGATAGTGCCGGACTTGCCTGAATAAGCCAAGATGACAAAGTAATAGAAATTATGGCAAAAATGTACCAAAAACCTTTCAGCAAGTCCAAAAGGAAGTGAGGATTTCATTCAAAAATAACCTCGTTTAGCATTGCATATGATCTTTCAAATTTCCTAGCGAAGTACCATCATGGTATCACCTGATGTACACTATCATTCCTTATGAATCCATAACGGTCTCCCTCTGATTTCAGGACTTTTTACATGCATTTGCGATGCCATGAACaagttaattttattattgttgttgttgttgttgttgtagtTGTTGTTAATCAAGCAACAGCAAGTTTGTTCAATAGGGGGAAAAGGTTCAATATACTGGTCAAAGCACATCCAACTGAATACCAGTACTTGAAGGTACATATTGCTTTCTAACAAGGCAATCATGCACCAGCTCTCCCAAGTATTTCTTAAATTAAAACTATGTTTGTGATGTATCGACAGACAAATAATAGAAACTGGCCATTTAAAAGCATTATCTACATTAAAGAGGAATATGCTCACCAATTGTGAATGTTTGCCCCTCAACCATGAAGCCTGGCTTATCATTGCCTGCAAacaaccaaaacaaaataaaagttggCATAACTTTGAAAGTACAAGTAGAATCCAAAGGAAAAGACAAATCCAAGTTCAGTAAACTTGAATTATATGTTATACCATCTCCAAGCATAAAAACTAGAATAACAGAATAACAGAAACAAGTTTCCATTCAAAGCAAGGACACAGCATAGGAAAAAGACATACTTCAGAGGCAAGACATTCAGAATAATGAAAATACATAGCCTATTAGAAGTTATAAAGTAGATCTAAGGTTTTaagattattttttatttttaggtcaTAATGTGCGGAAAGAAAAGTCAAGGTGTTATTCTAACTTCTAAAGATAATTACTCTTAGAAGAATATAAAGCCAACCATCTTGGCTTGACTCTCAGTCTCCCTACAAATTGACACAACTTAGATTCTCCAAAATCAATGGTATGGATACATACTCCATTATTATGTCAATCAAAGagttaaaaaagaagaaggaaatgatAGGACTTACTTTCTATATTTGAAATATGCAAAGGCAGAAATAGCTCTCAGTTTAGAGTTACCATTTAAGCAACCTAGACATTTTCCAAAGAAAGATTAAACAAGACATTTAGTTTGGACAAAAGAGATTACTTGAAAAGTTTAGATCACATGCAAATGGAAAGTGCAACCGTAGATTAAGACGTACTATGTTAAGCCAATCTGCATTAATTGGCTTTAAATATAGTTCTAGACCACCTAAGGAGGTATAGCCACGGTGCTACCTGAAGAAAGGTGCCACCTCATCGATGTTAGAGGATCTTGAATTCACCATATCATATGATTATCATGTTAACAGAACAGCATGTAATTCACTGAAATGACAGCGTAGCAAGACCATTGCTAGTCATTGGTGAAGGCTGAAGCTAGTGCAGTTTTCCTTAGCGACTGTGACAATTATACTGAAAGGATTAACATGAGGGACTACTCACGGTGGTGAAATATAAGTGGTTCAGAATGAAATACATTCCCAACACCATGTCCAACAAAACGGTCCACCACGCCGTAACCAAATTTCTCAGCATGCTCACTGCAACGACAATTAACAGAGTCCTTAGAGAAGGCAAAATATACTTTAAATTAAAACAACATCTTTGTTTTGAGAAAGATTTGCTCATATTTGAACACCTTCTAGTTTAACTCATAGTAAAAGTACAAAAGGTGATAGATGATGGCACAGTATGAAAGCCTCTATAAGAACTAACAATCAAGCTTGACAAGGTCCCCAACATAAAGCTTGCAATATGAGGATCTTCACCATATTTAAGTATATTGTGTTCCTTTTCACCCCCTCagtatcaaataaaataatttctGAACATAACACCACAAGATTGTCCGAGCAAAAACAAATCTTTCAGCTATGAACATACAAGAAGCGGGCAAAATTGGATAACAACAAAGGTTTGATTCAACCAATCTCACAAAAACTTCAGTGTTGTGTTTACTGCCAAACAATTCCAAATAATGTCCGATGTTGTAGGAAGTATGTTATTGGATCCAAAATATCCAATTGTGGCTCTCATTTTCTAGACAGAAATACAGACAAATGTCAACAGGTGCACATGCAAATGTACTTCAATGTTTATACGTTTTCAGATATTAATCATACCTGATTCGCTTCCCGATTTTCCTATACAGAGCACCATCCTTGCAAACAGCAATGCCTTTATGCAAGCACTCCTCAGTCACCTGACACAAGGAGAAATTAGGTTGCAAAAAGAgggaaataataataataaaaactatCTGTGGGACTGATCAAGAGGTTGTACTACAAAGTTCTAAGGAGAAGTGATGATGCAGCAGTTTTGTGAGCTTTAGGTAACAGAAGACATGATTCTCATCCTTGACATTGCAACGTTCAggaaatgcaatttttcttttcttttctagtaaATGCAAAATCATACCTTCACAAGCCGTTTCATTGCATCACTAACATTGCCACAAAAGAAAGTTTTTGAAGTGTCCCCATGATAACCCTGAGATGAGGCCAAATAAGTTTTCCTAAGGTCCCAATACAACTTTaaacaaataattacaaaaatgaagaggaaagaaaagaaaaatatagtgTGGAGGAaccaaaaagaggaaaaattaaGGAAAACTGAGAACaaatcatagaaacaaaacagaTTTCAAAAGGTCCCCTTAGCAACTCCTAACTAGGTGTTCTAAGCAAAGAAACTATTATGTCTTCTATtaatattttgatttaattGTATAAGCAGATTTATCACGTAAA from the Coffea arabica cultivar ET-39 chromosome 11e, Coffea Arabica ET-39 HiFi, whole genome shotgun sequence genome contains:
- the LOC113716783 gene encoding allene oxide cyclase, chloroplastic-like, coding for MASTSSLRPVSSLKLFNLESLSNIEFHYDKLAFKLSNPLLTKSVQISTTHQAFSARRPSKDASTKAFFFNIGKPKPEPTKVQELYVYEINERDRGSPAYLRLSKKDANSLGDLVPFSNKLYTGDLQKRLGITSGLCVLIKHVPEKKGDRYEAIYSFYFGDYGHISVQGPYLTYEDTHLAVTAGSGVFEGVQGVVKLQQIVFPFKLFYTFYLKGIKDLPSELVVKPVVPTATAEPSAAAKATEPQATIPNFTD